A stretch of the Streptosporangium sp. NBC_01755 genome encodes the following:
- a CDS encoding glutamate synthase subunit beta has translation MADPKGFLTHGRELPARRPVDVRIRDWREVYEDFPKPALTKQAARCMDCGIPFCHNGCPLGNLIPEWNDLVYRDDWQEAIERLHATNNFPEFTGRLCPAPCEAACVLGINSDPVAIKRVEVEIIDRAFDEGWVTPRPPTSKTGKRVAIVGSGPAGLAAAQQLTRAGHDVVVFERADRIGGLLRYGIPEFKMEKRHIDRRLAQMRAEGTEFRTGVNVGVDITAARLREEFDAIVLAGGATQWRDLPVAGRDLKGIYQAMEFLPPSNKVQEGDYPVSPISAEGKHVVVIGGGDTGADCIGTAIRQGAASVTQLEIMPQPPAERPGSQPWPTFPILFKMESAHEELADGGGGRVYAVSTTEFAGDADGNVRALRLVEVEGPAAGFKPVPGSEREIPAELVTLSMGFVGPEKKGLLTELAEVAEGEFFDARGNVARDRGYMSSVDGVFVAGDIGRGQSLIVWAIAEGRSAASAADRYLTGQTALPVAIPPTARPLV, from the coding sequence ATGGCCGACCCCAAGGGTTTCCTCACTCACGGACGCGAGCTGCCGGCGCGCCGCCCGGTGGACGTGCGCATCCGCGACTGGCGGGAGGTCTACGAGGACTTCCCCAAGCCCGCGCTGACCAAGCAGGCGGCGCGATGCATGGACTGCGGCATCCCGTTCTGCCACAACGGCTGCCCGCTGGGCAACCTGATCCCCGAGTGGAACGACCTGGTCTACCGGGACGACTGGCAGGAGGCCATCGAGCGCCTGCACGCCACCAACAACTTCCCGGAGTTCACCGGCCGCCTGTGCCCGGCTCCGTGTGAGGCGGCATGCGTGCTCGGTATCAACTCCGACCCGGTCGCGATCAAGCGGGTCGAGGTCGAGATCATCGACCGGGCCTTCGACGAGGGCTGGGTCACCCCCCGGCCTCCCACCTCGAAGACCGGTAAGCGGGTCGCGATCGTCGGCTCGGGCCCCGCGGGCCTGGCCGCCGCACAGCAGCTCACCCGCGCCGGGCACGACGTGGTGGTGTTCGAGCGCGCCGACCGGATCGGCGGCCTGCTCCGCTACGGCATTCCCGAGTTCAAGATGGAGAAGCGGCACATCGACCGCCGGCTCGCCCAGATGCGGGCCGAGGGCACCGAGTTCCGTACCGGCGTCAACGTCGGCGTCGACATCACGGCGGCGAGGCTGCGCGAGGAGTTCGACGCGATCGTCCTGGCAGGTGGCGCGACCCAGTGGCGGGATCTGCCCGTCGCCGGGCGCGACCTGAAGGGCATCTACCAGGCGATGGAGTTCCTGCCGCCCTCCAACAAGGTCCAGGAGGGTGACTACCCGGTCTCGCCTATCAGCGCCGAGGGCAAGCACGTCGTCGTGATCGGCGGCGGTGACACCGGCGCAGACTGCATCGGCACCGCGATCCGTCAGGGAGCCGCCTCGGTCACCCAGCTGGAGATCATGCCCCAGCCCCCGGCGGAGCGCCCCGGCAGCCAGCCGTGGCCCACCTTCCCCATCCTGTTCAAGATGGAGAGCGCCCACGAGGAGCTGGCCGACGGCGGCGGCGGCCGGGTCTACGCGGTCTCCACCACCGAGTTCGCCGGCGACGCCGACGGCAACGTCAGGGCGCTGCGCCTGGTCGAGGTGGAGGGTCCCGCGGCCGGATTCAAGCCGGTACCCGGCTCGGAGCGGGAGATCCCCGCCGAGCTGGTCACCCTGTCGATGGGCTTCGTGGGCCCGGAGAAGAAGGGCCTGCTCACCGAGCTCGCCGAAGTCGCCGAAGGCGAGTTCTTCGACGCCAGGGGCAACGTCGCCAGGGACAGGGGCTACATGTCCTCGGTCGACGGTGTCTTCGTCGCCGGGGACATAGGTCGCGGCCAGTCCCTGATCGTGTGGGCGATCGCCGAGGGCCGCTCGGCAGCCTCGGCCGCCGACCGCTACCTCACCGGCCAGACGGCCCTGCCGGTGGCGATCCCGCCGACCGCGAGGCCACTGGTTTGA
- the gltB gene encoding glutamate synthase large subunit, producing the protein MPAAHLGFPEPQGLYHPSHEHDACGVAMVADVAGRRSHDIVAKALTALCNLDHRGAQGSEPDTGDGAGILTQIPDTFFRTAVDFPLPTAGAYAAGMAFLPADAPARARAVRLIEEIAAQEGLTVLGWRDVPTTPDLPGPSARAVMPFFGQLFVTSPNGETGLELDRLAFCLRKRAEHEADVYFPSLSCRTIVYKGMLTPLQVEQFFPDLTDERYETAISLVHSRFSTNTFPSWPLAHPYRYVAHNGEINTVKGNRNWMRAREAMLRTANLPGDLSRLFPICDPAGSDTASFDETLELLHLAGRRLPHAVLMMIPEAWENHTEMDPARRAFYEFHSTLMEAWDGPASITFSDGTLVGAVLDRNGLRPGRFWVTTDGLVVLASEAGVLDIAPEDVVRKGRLQPGRMFLIDTALGKIIEDDEIKAELAAELPYADWLHAGLVRFEELPARSHEAPTHEALIKRQQTFGYTEEELRIILAPMARVGAEPIGSMGTDTPVAVLSEKPRLLFDYFSQLFAQVTNPPLDAIREELVTSLASTIGPEGNLLDPGPASCRQLVLPYPVIDNDELAKIVHINDEGALPGFRPHVVRGLYEVAGGGEALLGRIEEIRTEVSEAIESGARIIVLSDRGSSDALAPIPSLLLTGAVHHHLIAEKTRTRVGLVIETGEAREAHHMALLVGYGAGAVNPYLAIETVEDMVDCGALQVDRHKAVRNLIKAYGKGVLKVMSKMGVSTVASYTGAQIFEALGLSQEVVDACFTGTTSRLGGIGFDVLAEEAALRHRRAYPRAENAHRRLEVGGEYQWRREGEPHLFNPETVFKLQHATRSRRYEIFKEYTGLVDSQAERLMTLRGLFKLKEGVREPVPIDEVEPVGEIVKRFSTGAMSYGSISMEAHETLAIAMNRLGGKSNTGEGGEDPERLHDPARRSAIKQVASGRFGVTSEYLVNADDVQIKMAQGAKPGEGGQLPGHKVYPWIAKTRHSTPGVGLISPPPHHDIYSIEDLAQLIHDLKNANPAARVHVKLVAEVGVGTVAAGVSKAHADVVLISGHDGGTGASPLTSLKHAGAPWELGLAETQQTLLLNGLRDRITVQVDGQLKTGRDVVIATLLGAEEYGFATAPLVVSGCVMMRVCHLDTCPVGVATQNPELRKRFTGKPEFVVNFFEFIAEEIREYLAALGFRSLEEAVGHAELLDTTSAENHWKAAGLDLSPILHQPELPAGASLRRVVEQDHGLARALDNTLIQLAEGALKDGSPVTLELPIRNVNRTVGTMLGHEVTKRYGGAGLPDNTIDVRFTGSAGNSFGAFLPRGVTLRLTGDANDYIGKGLSGGRVSVRPHEVASLEGHIIAGNVGLYGATSGAAFIRGVVGERFCVRNSGATAVVEGVGDHGCEYMTGGKVVVLGPTGRNFAAGMSGGVAYLLDLDVERVNREMVEIEELDEADSEALREIVEAHLAETGSTVAKALLADWDPSRFGKIMPTDYKRVLRAAESARLEGRDIDEAVMTAAVQG; encoded by the coding sequence ATGCCCGCTGCCCACCTCGGTTTTCCCGAGCCCCAGGGCCTGTACCACCCCTCGCACGAGCACGACGCCTGTGGCGTCGCCATGGTCGCGGACGTGGCCGGCCGCCGCAGCCACGACATCGTCGCGAAGGCGCTGACCGCCCTGTGCAACCTCGATCACCGGGGGGCACAGGGGAGTGAGCCGGACACCGGTGACGGCGCCGGGATCCTGACGCAGATCCCGGACACCTTCTTCCGCACCGCGGTGGACTTCCCTCTGCCCACGGCCGGCGCCTACGCCGCCGGTATGGCATTCCTGCCCGCCGACGCACCGGCCCGCGCCAGGGCGGTGCGGCTGATCGAGGAGATCGCCGCACAGGAGGGCCTGACGGTCCTCGGCTGGCGCGACGTGCCGACCACCCCCGACCTGCCGGGGCCGAGCGCCCGCGCGGTGATGCCGTTCTTCGGTCAGCTGTTCGTGACCTCCCCGAACGGCGAGACCGGCCTGGAGCTGGACCGGCTGGCCTTCTGCCTGCGCAAGCGGGCCGAGCACGAGGCGGACGTCTACTTCCCCTCGCTGAGCTGCCGGACCATCGTCTACAAGGGCATGCTCACCCCGCTGCAGGTCGAGCAGTTCTTCCCCGACCTCACCGACGAGCGCTACGAGACCGCGATCTCGCTGGTCCACTCGCGTTTCTCCACCAACACCTTCCCCTCCTGGCCGTTGGCGCACCCGTACCGCTACGTCGCCCACAACGGTGAGATCAACACGGTCAAGGGCAACCGCAACTGGATGCGCGCCCGCGAGGCCATGCTGCGGACCGCGAACCTGCCGGGAGACCTGTCGCGGCTCTTCCCGATCTGTGACCCGGCCGGCTCCGACACCGCCTCCTTCGACGAGACCCTGGAACTCCTCCACCTCGCCGGACGCCGGCTGCCGCACGCGGTGCTGATGATGATCCCCGAGGCGTGGGAGAACCACACCGAGATGGACCCCGCCCGGCGGGCGTTCTACGAGTTCCACTCCACCCTGATGGAGGCCTGGGACGGCCCGGCCTCGATCACCTTCTCCGACGGCACCCTGGTCGGCGCGGTACTCGACCGCAACGGCCTGCGCCCGGGGCGGTTCTGGGTCACCACCGACGGCCTGGTCGTGCTGGCCTCCGAGGCCGGCGTGCTCGACATCGCCCCCGAGGACGTGGTCCGCAAGGGCCGCCTGCAGCCCGGCAGGATGTTCCTGATCGACACCGCCCTCGGCAAGATCATCGAGGATGACGAGATCAAGGCCGAGCTGGCGGCCGAACTGCCGTACGCGGACTGGCTGCACGCCGGGCTGGTCCGCTTCGAGGAGCTGCCCGCCCGCTCGCACGAGGCCCCGACGCACGAGGCGCTGATCAAGCGGCAGCAGACCTTCGGCTACACCGAGGAGGAACTGCGGATCATCCTGGCGCCGATGGCCAGGGTGGGCGCCGAGCCGATCGGCTCGATGGGCACCGACACCCCCGTCGCGGTGCTCAGCGAGAAGCCCCGGCTGCTGTTCGACTACTTCAGCCAGCTGTTCGCGCAGGTCACCAACCCGCCGCTGGACGCGATCCGCGAGGAGCTCGTCACCTCCCTGGCCAGCACCATCGGCCCCGAGGGCAACCTGCTCGACCCGGGCCCGGCCTCCTGCCGCCAGCTCGTGCTGCCCTACCCGGTGATCGACAACGACGAGCTCGCGAAGATCGTCCACATCAACGACGAGGGCGCGCTGCCGGGCTTCCGCCCGCACGTGGTCCGTGGCCTGTACGAGGTCGCGGGCGGCGGCGAGGCACTGCTCGGCCGCATCGAGGAGATCCGCACCGAGGTCTCCGAGGCCATCGAGAGCGGCGCGCGGATCATCGTCCTCTCCGACCGGGGCTCCTCCGACGCCCTGGCGCCGATCCCGTCGCTGCTGCTCACCGGCGCCGTCCACCACCACCTGATCGCCGAGAAGACCCGCACCAGGGTCGGCCTGGTCATCGAGACCGGCGAGGCGCGCGAGGCGCACCACATGGCGCTCCTCGTCGGCTACGGCGCGGGGGCGGTCAACCCGTACCTCGCCATCGAGACCGTCGAGGACATGGTCGACTGCGGCGCCCTGCAGGTCGACAGGCACAAGGCCGTGCGCAACCTCATCAAGGCGTACGGCAAGGGCGTGCTGAAGGTCATGTCCAAGATGGGGGTGTCCACCGTCGCCTCCTACACCGGTGCGCAGATCTTCGAGGCGCTCGGCCTGAGCCAGGAGGTCGTCGACGCCTGCTTCACCGGGACCACCTCCCGGCTGGGCGGTATCGGCTTCGACGTCCTCGCCGAGGAGGCGGCGCTGCGCCACCGGCGCGCCTACCCCCGGGCCGAGAACGCCCACCGCCGCCTGGAGGTCGGCGGCGAGTACCAGTGGCGCCGCGAGGGCGAGCCGCACCTGTTCAACCCCGAGACCGTCTTCAAGCTGCAGCACGCCACCCGCTCGCGCCGCTACGAGATCTTCAAGGAGTACACCGGCCTGGTGGACTCCCAGGCCGAGCGCCTGATGACGCTGCGCGGCCTGTTCAAGCTGAAGGAAGGCGTCCGCGAGCCGGTACCGATCGACGAGGTCGAGCCGGTCGGCGAGATCGTCAAGAGGTTCTCCACCGGCGCCATGTCGTACGGCTCCATCTCGATGGAGGCGCACGAGACGCTCGCCATCGCGATGAACCGGCTGGGCGGCAAGTCCAACACCGGTGAGGGCGGCGAGGACCCCGAGCGGCTCCACGACCCGGCTCGCCGCTCGGCCATCAAGCAGGTGGCCTCCGGCCGGTTCGGCGTGACGTCGGAGTACCTGGTCAACGCCGACGACGTGCAGATCAAGATGGCCCAGGGCGCCAAGCCCGGCGAGGGCGGCCAGCTGCCCGGCCACAAGGTCTACCCGTGGATCGCCAAGACCCGGCACTCCACCCCGGGCGTCGGCCTCATCTCGCCGCCGCCACACCACGACATCTACTCCATCGAGGACCTCGCCCAGCTCATCCACGACCTGAAGAACGCCAACCCCGCCGCCCGCGTGCACGTCAAGCTGGTGGCCGAGGTCGGCGTCGGAACGGTCGCGGCGGGCGTGTCCAAGGCCCACGCCGACGTCGTGCTCATCTCCGGCCACGACGGCGGCACCGGCGCCTCCCCGCTGACCTCGCTCAAGCACGCGGGCGCCCCCTGGGAGCTCGGCCTGGCCGAGACCCAGCAGACGCTGCTGCTCAACGGCCTGCGCGACCGGATCACCGTCCAGGTCGACGGCCAGCTCAAGACCGGCCGCGACGTGGTCATCGCCACCCTGCTCGGCGCCGAGGAGTACGGTTTCGCCACGGCACCCCTGGTCGTCTCCGGCTGCGTGATGATGCGCGTCTGCCACCTGGACACCTGCCCGGTCGGCGTCGCCACCCAGAACCCCGAACTGCGCAAGAGGTTCACCGGCAAGCCCGAGTTCGTGGTCAACTTCTTCGAGTTCATCGCCGAGGAGATCCGCGAGTACCTCGCCGCGCTGGGCTTCCGCAGCCTGGAGGAGGCCGTCGGCCACGCCGAACTGCTGGACACCACCTCGGCGGAGAACCACTGGAAGGCCGCGGGTCTTGACCTGTCGCCGATCCTGCACCAGCCCGAGCTGCCCGCCGGCGCCTCGCTCCGCCGCGTGGTGGAGCAGGACCACGGACTGGCCAGGGCACTGGACAACACACTGATCCAGCTCGCGGAGGGCGCGCTCAAGGACGGCTCCCCGGTCACCCTCGAACTGCCCATCCGCAACGTCAACCGCACCGTCGGCACCATGCTCGGTCATGAGGTGACCAAGCGGTACGGTGGCGCGGGGCTGCCCGACAACACCATCGACGTGCGCTTCACCGGCTCCGCGGGCAACTCCTTCGGCGCCTTCCTGCCCAGGGGCGTCACGCTGCGGCTGACCGGCGACGCCAACGACTACATCGGCAAGGGCCTGTCCGGCGGCCGGGTCTCGGTCCGGCCGCACGAGGTCGCCTCGCTGGAGGGGCACATCATCGCCGGCAACGTCGGCCTGTACGGCGCGACCTCCGGTGCGGCCTTCATCCGCGGCGTCGTGGGGGAGCGGTTCTGCGTCCGCAACTCCGGCGCCACCGCGGTGGTCGAGGGCGTCGGCGACCACGGCTGCGAGTACATGACCGGCGGCAAGGTGGTCGTCCTCGGCCCGACCGGCCGCAACTTCGCGGCCGGCATGTCGGGCGGCGTCGCCTACCTGCTCGACCTCGACGTCGAGCGGGTCAACCGCGAGATGGTGGAGATCGAGGAGCTCGACGAGGCCGACTCCGAGGCGCTGCGCGAGATCGTCGAGGCGCACCTGGCCGAGACCGGCTCCACGGTGGCCAAGGCGCTGCTGGCCGACTGGGACCCGTCCCGCTTCGGCAAGATCATGCCGACGGACTACAAGCGGGTCCTGCGGGCCGCCGAGTCCGCCCGGCTGGAGGGCCGCGACATCGACGAGGCGGTCATGACCGCCGCGGTCCAGGGGTGA